The following proteins are encoded in a genomic region of Fervidobacterium pennivorans DSM 9078:
- the fabF gene encoding beta-ketoacyl-ACP synthase II yields the protein MKRRVVVTGIGVISPIGCSLETFAQNLRNMHIGIDKITSFDASNLPVQIAAEVRDFKPEEYMDRKLAKRLDRFNQFAIAAARQAITMSGLDFNGIEERVAVLVSSGMGGFLTLAEQNEVMKEKGPERVSPFLIPMILINMASGVIAMEFGLKGPNFAPVSACATSVHSIALGAMLIRHGYADVAIVGGSEATIAPLPISGFASMRALSTRNDEPKKASRPFDKGRDGFVMGEGAGVLVLESEEFARARGAKIIAEIKGYAMNDDAYHFSAPDPEARGSTKVMKMAIEDAALSINEIDFVSCHATSTPAGDEVELKAIENVFGERVKDIYVNSMKTLTGHLLGAAGAVETIASIVQMNEGFIHGMPNLEELDGPDYFNIPRTTIEGVEIRNFIKNSFGFGGHNASLVVGRYE from the coding sequence TTGAAAAGAAGAGTTGTAGTTACTGGAATTGGTGTTATCTCTCCAATTGGGTGTTCTTTGGAAACATTTGCTCAAAATTTGAGAAATATGCACATTGGTATTGACAAGATAACATCTTTCGATGCCTCGAACCTCCCAGTACAAATTGCTGCCGAAGTAAGGGATTTTAAACCTGAAGAGTACATGGACAGAAAACTTGCTAAGCGTCTTGATAGGTTCAATCAGTTTGCCATTGCAGCTGCAAGACAAGCAATAACTATGAGTGGGTTAGATTTCAATGGAATTGAGGAAAGAGTCGCAGTGCTGGTTTCGTCTGGTATGGGCGGATTCCTGACACTTGCAGAACAAAACGAAGTAATGAAAGAGAAAGGTCCTGAAAGAGTAAGTCCATTCTTGATTCCAATGATTCTTATAAACATGGCGAGCGGTGTGATAGCAATGGAATTTGGATTAAAAGGTCCAAACTTTGCTCCCGTAAGCGCATGTGCAACATCTGTTCATTCAATAGCGTTAGGTGCAATGCTGATTCGGCACGGTTACGCAGATGTCGCAATAGTTGGTGGCTCAGAAGCTACAATTGCACCACTTCCCATCTCTGGATTTGCGTCTATGCGAGCACTCTCAACGAGAAACGACGAACCTAAAAAGGCGTCTAGACCTTTTGATAAAGGAAGAGATGGGTTTGTGATGGGGGAAGGAGCGGGAGTTTTAGTACTGGAAAGCGAGGAATTTGCAAGGGCACGTGGTGCGAAAATTATAGCCGAGATAAAGGGTTATGCGATGAATGATGATGCATACCATTTTAGTGCTCCGGATCCTGAAGCAAGAGGGTCAACAAAAGTAATGAAGATGGCAATTGAGGATGCAGCACTTTCGATTAACGAGATTGACTTTGTGAGTTGTCATGCAACAAGTACACCCGCTGGTGACGAAGTAGAGTTGAAAGCTATAGAAAATGTCTTCGGTGAGAGGGTCAAGGATATTTATGTCAACTCAATGAAGACATTAACAGGACATTTATTAGGTGCAGCAGGTGCTGTCGAGACAATAGCTTCCATCGTTCAAATGAACGAAGGATTTATTCACGGAATGCCGAATTTGGAAGAGTTAGATGGACCTGATTATTTCAACATTCCACGAACTACTATTGAAGGTGTAGAAATACGGAATTTTATTAAGAACTCCTTCGGCTTTGGTGGACACAATGCTTCGTTGGTGGTGGGAAGATATGAATGA
- a CDS encoding DegV family protein, which yields MVTFITDSGCDLPAGINLPFELKILPLRVYGRNEEYEDKVTLNPEELYRIELQGEVATTSLPKPKAVERVLKEASESSEKVYVITISSKLSNTYDIVQSVVSSLGAKNIVVLDSKTASIKQGYVLLKAMELVRKNGNLTQKDIDKAVENSQLVFFVPTLEYLYRGGRIGKAKAFFGKLLNIKPILTTDNEGEVNTLGTVRTLESGVSSMAKIAQDFVNQKGIARHYSIIGGFTIESMKNYLDKLIANFDEKAVLGISNIGAAIAAHVGPEAFGMVIGEKVEI from the coding sequence ATGGTCACTTTTATAACAGATTCTGGATGTGATTTACCGGCAGGTATTAATTTGCCTTTTGAATTGAAAATTCTCCCGCTCAGAGTGTATGGACGTAATGAAGAATATGAGGACAAAGTTACACTGAATCCTGAAGAGCTTTATCGAATTGAACTACAAGGTGAGGTTGCCACAACCTCTCTACCTAAACCCAAAGCTGTGGAGAGAGTTCTAAAAGAAGCATCTGAAAGTAGTGAAAAAGTATATGTTATAACGATTTCTTCAAAGCTAAGTAATACGTACGACATTGTTCAAAGTGTTGTCAGTTCGCTCGGGGCCAAGAATATCGTAGTTTTAGACTCAAAAACTGCTTCAATAAAGCAAGGATACGTTCTTTTGAAAGCTATGGAACTTGTGAGAAAAAATGGTAATCTAACACAAAAGGATATTGACAAAGCAGTTGAGAACTCGCAGCTTGTTTTCTTTGTGCCAACGCTTGAATATCTATACAGGGGTGGTCGCATAGGAAAGGCAAAGGCTTTCTTTGGGAAATTACTTAACATAAAGCCTATCCTTACAACAGATAACGAAGGTGAAGTTAACACCTTGGGAACAGTGAGGACTTTGGAATCAGGGGTTTCTTCTATGGCAAAGATAGCGCAAGACTTTGTGAATCAAAAAGGTATTGCACGACACTACTCTATTATTGGTGGTTTTACTATCGAAAGTATGAAAAACTATTTGGACAAATTGATTGCAAATTTTGATGAAAAGGCTGTACTCGGAATTTCAAATATCGGTGCGGCAATAGCTGCACATGTAGGACCGGAAGCATTTGGAATGGTGATTGGTGAAAAAGTAGAGATTTAG